The Salvia miltiorrhiza cultivar Shanhuang (shh) chromosome 1, IMPLAD_Smil_shh, whole genome shotgun sequence genome has a window encoding:
- the LOC131008042 gene encoding uncharacterized protein LOC131008042, whose amino-acid sequence MIDLNQPPPIIDHELYNKEGDISISVSSSSSRNLIIELNGENHGIEYPVIELDVHELREDGDRALSDSSDEEMVTEQIEDSAPPSMIVESTEIVPNQQTDDQGTIRGRKRRVLTNAERWAIYRTLLAKSVNGKLKLNTTKEVQHMYNIKNVRTVQRIWKIHKTTPANIDVDVSSRKAKNCGRKRIEIDLTRVHEIELHRRTTLASLSDALGVSYSKLYRLFKQGFLRRHSSAIKPHLKEENKISRLRFCLSMLDDNSMVNDYKFKGMYDYVHIDEKWFYLTKNDQTYYLLPNEEDPDRSCQSKNFIAKVMFLAATARPRFDNDGNEIFDGKIGCWPFVTEQPAQRSSRNRDAGTMEMKAITSIKRETIKSFLIEKVIPAIQEKWPRTEQGETIFIQQDNARTHIPSDDPDFLAAISRSGLDIRLTCQPPNSPDFNILDLGFFRAIQSLQQKMRARNIRELVYAVEKAFYDYSPVKINHVWLTLQLCLKESMKLGGGNRYKIPHMNKERLQKQGCLPTQI is encoded by the exons ATGATTGATTTGAATCAACCTCCTCCAATCATAGACCATGAATTGTACAACAAAGAAGGAGACATTTCAATTTCAGTGTCGTCTTCTTCATCAAGAAACCTCATTATTGAACTAAATGGAGAAAACCATGGGATTGAATATCCTGTTATAGAACTCGACGTGCATGAACTTAGGGAAGATGGCGATAGAGCATTATCAGATTCATCAGATGAAGAGATGGTTACCGAGCAAATTGAGGATTCTGCACCGCCATCTATGATTGTGGAAAGCACAGAAATTGTACCAAACCAACAAACTGATGATCAAG GTACTATTCGAGGAAGGAAAAGAAGGGTTCTAACAAATGCAGAACGATGGGCAATTTACCGCACCTTATTGGCGAAGAGTGTGAATGGAAAATTGAAGCTGAACACGACAAAAGAGGTGCAACATATGTACAATATCAAGAATGTACGAACAGTGCAGAGAATATGGAAAATTCACAAGACAACTCCAGCAAACATAGATGTGGATGTTTCGTCAAGGAAGGCCAAAAATTGTGGTCGTAAAAGGATTGAGATTGATTTAACTCGGGTCCACGAAATAGAGTTGCATCGACGAACAACACTAGCTTCTCTTTCGGATGCTTTGGGAGTTAGCTACTCAAAACTATATCGTCTTTTTAAACAAGGTTTTCTCCGTCGTCACTCCAGTGCTATAAAGCCACATTTGAAAGAAGAGAATAAAATATCCCGGCTAAGGTTTTGTTTGTCGATGTTGGATGACAACAGTATGGTGAATGACTATAAGTTTAAGGGAATGTACGACTACGTTCATATTGATGAGAAGTGGTTCTACTTGACGAAAAATGATCAAACGTATTACTTACTCCCCAACGAAGAGGATCCTGATCGATCATGTCAAAGTAAAAATTTCATTGCGAAGGTCATGTTTTTAGCAGCCACGGCTCGTCCCAGATTTGATAATGACGGAAATGAAATATTTGATGGAAAAATAGGATGTTGGCCATTTGTCACTGAACAACCGGCTCAAAGAAGCAGCAGAAATCGAGATGCTGGCACTATGGAGATGAAGGCAATTACATCTATTAAGAGGGAGACTATAAAatcatttttaattgaaaaggtCATTCCCGCAATTCAAGAGAAGTGGCCAAGAACGGAACAAGGAGAAACTATTTTCATCCAACAAGACAATGCAAGGACACATATTCCTTCTGATGATCCCGATTTCTTAGCCGCTATTTCACGTTCTGGCTTAGACATTCGGTTAACTTGCCAACCCCCGAACTCTCCAGATTTTAACATACTTGACCTTGGATTTTTTAGAGCCATACAATCGTTGCAACAGAAAATGCGTGCAAGAAATATTCGAGAGCTTGTTTATGCAGTAGAAAAAGCATTCTATGACTATTCTCCCGTCAAGATAAATCATGTGTGGTTAACATTACAACTATGTTTGAAGGAATCCATGAAATTAGGAGGAGGAAATCGATATAAAATTCCTCACATGAACAAAGAACGGCTACAAAAGCAAGGGTGTCTTCCTACTCAAATTTGA
- the LOC131015230 gene encoding peroxisomal acyl-coenzyme A oxidase 1-like produces the protein MAGVDYLADERKKAEFDVDSMKIVWAGSRHTFQVCDRISKLVANDPEFRKDDRPMLPRKELFKNTLRKAAYAWKRIIELRLSEEEASKLRFFVDEPAYTDLHWGMFVPALKGQCTDEQQSKWLPLAYKMKIIGCYAQTELGHGSNVQGLETTATFDPQTDEFVIHSPTLTSSKWWPGGLGKVSTHAVVYARLITEGEDHGVHGFIVQLRSMEDHKPLPGITVGDIGMKFGNGAYNTMDNGVLRFDHVRIPRDQMMMRVSQVTREGKYKQSDVPRQLVYGTMVYVRQQIVADASSALSKAVCIATRYSAVRRQFGSQNGGPETQVIDYKTQQNRLFPLLASAYAFRFVGEWLKWLYTDVTQRLKANDFSTLPEAHACTAGLKSLTTTATADGIEECRKLCGGHGYLCTSGLPELFAVYVPACTYEGDNVVLLLQVARFLMKTVSQIGSGKQPVGTIAYMGRVEHLLKSTCRVQRAEDWLNPSQVLEAFEARAARMSVSCGQNLSKFSNPEEGFAELSADLVEAAVAHCQLIVVSKFLEKLQQDIPGEGVKQLLQALCGIYYLSLLHKHQGDFLTTSYITPKQAALANDQLRALYTKVRPNAIALVDSFNYTDHFLGSILGCYDGNVYPKLYEAAKKDPLNDTVVPDGYHEYLKPLLKQQLLSAKL, from the exons ATGGCGGGAGTGGACTATCTAGCTGATGAGAGGAAGAAGGCGGAGTTCGATGTCGACTCCATGAAGATTGTGTGGGCTGGTTCCCGTCATACCTTCCAAGTTTGCGATCGAATTTCCAAGCTCGTGGCGAATGATCCG GAATTTCGAAAGGATGACAGACCTATGCTGCCAAGAAAGGAATTGTTTAAAAATACACTTAGGAAGGCAGCTTATGCATGGAAGCGTATTATTGAACTTCGTCTATCAG AAGAAGAGGCATCTAAGCTAAGGTTTTTTGTGGATGAACCAGCTTATACTGATCTTCATTGG GGAATGTTTGTACCAGCTTTAAAAGGGCAATGCACTGACGAACAGCAGAGCAAGTGGTTGCCATTGGCTTATAAGATGAAAATAATTGGCTGCTATGCCCAAACTGAACTTGGTCATGGCTCGAATGTGCAAGGTCTTGAAACCACTGCTACATTTGATCCTCAAACTGATGAATTTGTGATTCATAGTCCTACATTGACTTCAAGTAAA TGGTGGCCTGGAGGACTGGGCAAAGTATCCACACATGCTGTAGTATATGCTCGTCTCATTACAGAGGGTGAAGACCATGGTGTTCATG GTTTTATTGTCCAActacggagcatggaagaccatAAACCTCTTCCAGGAATAACCGTTGGTGATATTGGAATGAAATTTGGAAATGGAGCATACAATACCATGGACAATGGTGTACTGAGATTTGATCATGTTCGTATTCCAAGAGATCAGATGATGATGAG GGTATCGCAGGTGACAAGAGAAGGAAAATATAAGCAATCTGATGTGCCACGGCAGTTAGTTTATGGAACTATGGTATATGTTCGGCAACAAATTGTGGCAGATGCTTCTTCTGCTTTATCAAAAGCTGTTTGTATTGCTACTAGGTATAGTGCTGTTCGTAGACAGTTCGGATCACAGAATGGTGGACCCGAGACTCAG GTGATTGACTACAAAACTCAGCAAAACAGACTATTTCCTCTGCTGGCTTCTGCTTATGCCTTTAGATTTGTTGGTGAATGGCTAAAATGGCTGTACACGGATGTCACTCAAAGACTGAAAGCCAATGATTTCTCAACATTGCCCGAGGCTCATGCATGCACAGCAGGATTGAAGTCCTTGACTACTACTGCCACTGCT GATGGAATTGAAGAATGTCGGAAGTTATGTGGGGGCCATGGTTACCTCTGTACCAGTGGGCTTCCTGAATTATTTGCAGTTTATGTTCCAGCTTGTACGTATGAAGGAGACAATGTTGTTTTGCTTCTACAG GTTGCTAGGTTTCTCATGAAGACCGTATCCCAAATTGGAAGTGGCAAACAGCCAGTTGGGACTATTGCTTATATGGGAAGAGTTGAACATTTATTAAAGTCCACCTGCCGTGTCCAAAGAG CTGAGGATTGGTTAAATCCTAGTCAAGTGTTGGAAGCTTTTGAGGCAAGAGCTGCTAGAATGTCCGTTTCCTGTGGTCAAAATCTAAGCAAGTTTTCTAATCCTGAAGAAG GGTTTGCTGAGCTTTCAGCTGATTTAGTTGAGGCAGCAGTGGCTCACTGCCAATTAATTGTTGTCTCCAA GTTTCTTGAGAAACTGCAACAAGATATTCCCGGTGAAGGGGTGAAGCAACTATTACAAGCATTATGTGGCATATATTACCTCTCCCTGCTCCACAAGCACCAAGGCGACTTCCTCACCACCAGCTACATCACCCCTAAGCAGGCTGCACTTGCAAACGATCAGCTCAGGGCATTGTATACCAAG GTTCGTCCAAATGCCATTGCTCTCGTTGATTCATTCAACTATACAGACCACTTCCTGGGTTCTATTCTGGGCTGCTACGACGGAAATGTTTATCCTAAACTTTACGAAGCTGCAAAGAAGGATCCTTTGAATGATACAGTTGTCCCTGATGGCTACCATGAGTACTTGAAGCCATTGCTTAAGCAACAACTTCTTTCTGCTAAATTGTAG